The following proteins come from a genomic window of Nitrososphaerota archaeon:
- the hisH gene encoding imidazole glycerol phosphate synthase subunit HisH, with amino-acid sequence MIRVLIIDYGVGNLFSIEASFKKFNNVDVLISSKIRKIENFDIAILPGVGNFSEASRKIKYFKDNLKEAIENGSILFGICLGMHLLFSKSEEGPGKGLEILNGKVVKLSSKSKLPHIGWNTIKIIKKNEIIQNIQNNSFFYFAHSYHPIPEDDNVIIAKTLYGKIFPSIIAYRNIYGTQFHPEKSSINGLKILENLLKIAKR; translated from the coding sequence ATGATTAGAGTACTAATAATCGATTATGGTGTAGGAAATTTATTTAGTATAGAAGCTTCTTTTAAAAAATTTAATAATGTTGATGTATTGATATCTTCTAAAATAAGAAAAATTGAAAATTTCGATATTGCAATTCTTCCAGGTGTGGGAAATTTCTCAGAAGCTTCAAGAAAAATAAAATATTTTAAAGATAATCTTAAAGAAGCTATAGAAAATGGATCAATATTATTTGGAATATGTTTAGGAATGCATCTTTTATTTTCTAAAAGTGAAGAAGGGCCAGGAAAAGGTTTAGAAATATTGAATGGAAAAGTTGTTAAATTATCTTCTAAATCAAAATTGCCACACATTGGTTGGAATACAATAAAAATAATTAAAAAAAATGAAATAATTCAAAATATTCAAAACAATTCATTTTTCTATTTTGCACATTCATATCATCCAATCCCAGAAGATGATAATGTGATTATTGCTAAAACTCTTTATGGAAAAATTTTTCCATCAATCATAGCTTATAGAAACATTTATGGTACTCAATTCCATCCAGAGAAATCTAGTATAAATGGTTTGAAAATTTTAGAAAATTTATTAAAAATTGCTAAAAGGTGA
- a CDS encoding S-adenosylmethionine decarboxylase, whose translation MKKIGFNTHVSIYATLTGCDPKLLEDENFILSTLISSIIQGRMKLIKLFYKKFEDGGKGITIVALIADSHIIVNTFPENYSLLLDIYSCTGYPINSIYEFIKMFKPKKFEITFLPRNLKDDVFQSRIILSENDIDKELNEWMKKRNLLPLINTNEKFLILVNLIGFIIANGYLHNGLKCFHIYHKNKYILEILKKKINLLKVNAIIKPKINKKGNKIFELYVNDKNLCKLLYILGAPKDSENNRILEFPSWLKNEEEQIKAIFLSPLLLKAFDNVKGIYNFENEKNDSHDIVLLIKSPLNENSKDFIKNIEKTLNEIFIKTNGIVIKKLGKKKCYGIRIKLTYDNFIRMQIITSINKIFPLSLFEINISMKQKSMYQFNTEYYKIINFLLKNKKISVSSIFNDFEFPYNEGLRILRLLKKHNIVKVEDKRIVCLNLDESE comes from the coding sequence ATGAAAAAAATAGGCTTTAATACACACGTATCAATTTATGCAACTCTAACAGGTTGTGATCCAAAACTTTTAGAAGATGAAAATTTCATTCTTTCAACTTTGATTTCTTCTATTATTCAAGGAAGAATGAAATTAATTAAACTTTTTTATAAAAAATTTGAAGATGGAGGAAAAGGGATTACAATTGTTGCTCTCATTGCAGATTCTCATATAATTGTTAATACTTTTCCAGAAAATTATTCTCTTTTACTTGATATTTATAGTTGTACAGGATATCCTATAAATTCTATATATGAATTTATTAAAATGTTTAAACCAAAAAAATTTGAAATCACATTTTTACCAAGGAATTTAAAAGATGATGTTTTTCAATCAAGAATTATTTTAAGTGAAAATGATATTGATAAAGAATTAAATGAATGGATGAAAAAAAGAAATTTGCTTCCATTAATTAATACAAATGAGAAATTTTTAATTTTAGTAAATTTAATTGGTTTTATTATTGCAAATGGTTATTTACATAACGGTTTAAAATGTTTCCATATTTATCATAAAAATAAATACATACTGGAAATTTTAAAGAAAAAAATAAATTTATTAAAAGTAAATGCGATAATAAAACCAAAAATAAATAAGAAAGGAAATAAAATATTTGAACTATATGTTAATGATAAAAATTTATGTAAATTGCTTTATATACTTGGCGCACCAAAGGATTCTGAAAATAATAGAATATTAGAATTTCCATCATGGCTAAAAAATGAAGAAGAACAAATTAAAGCTATTTTCTTATCACCTTTATTATTGAAAGCATTTGATAATGTAAAAGGAATTTATAATTTTGAAAATGAAAAGAATGATTCTCATGATATAGTTTTATTGATTAAAAGTCCTTTAAATGAAAATTCAAAAGATTTTATAAAAAATATAGAAAAAACATTAAATGAAATATTCATAAAAACTAATGGAATAGTTATTAAGAAATTAGGAAAGAAAAAATGTTATGGTATAAGAATAAAGCTAACATATGACAATTTTATTAGAATGCAAATTATTACTTCTATTAATAAAATTTTTCCATTATCGCTTTTTGAAATAAATATTTCCATGAAACAAAAATCTATGTATCAATTCAATACAGAATATTATAAAATAATTAATTTCCTTTTAAAGAATAAGAAAATTTCTGTATCAAGCATTTTTAATGATTTTGAATTTCCTTATAATGAAGGTTTAAGAATATTAAGACTACTTAAAAAGCATAATATAGTAAAAGTAGAAGATAAAAGAATTGTATGTTTAAATTTAGATGAGAGTGAATAA
- the hisD gene encoding histidinol dehydrogenase, with protein sequence MNKRNVKIINFEEALKIFSKRKKKFINKKIVKYVNRIISEVKEKGDSALIKYMKKIDNVELNKEKLIVSKDDIKKAYNKINNEQIKALNFLKERIEKIEKQILSRICFEYLDDEYGLKIKYTYKPIESIGCYIPGGKAAYPSTVLMTVIPAKIAGVPRIVLCSPPKWNNEINPMILVAADICGVNEIYRIGGAQAIAALAYGTETIKPVNKIVGPGNIYVTIAKMLVSNDVSIDLPAGPSEIVILADEKANPKYIALDLLSQAEHDVNSISLLVTTSKLLAEKVSYEIENAMQSIDNFKIVKKSISKSYIIVCRNIDEALLFINNFAPEHLEIILEKSEEVIERILNAGIILVGENTPVSLTDYCVGTNHVLPTGGYGKTYSGLSVLDYIKRFCVVECSKNSIEKFKSIAKILAESEKLKNHYLAIEGRLK encoded by the coding sequence ATGAATAAAAGAAATGTTAAAATAATAAATTTTGAAGAAGCATTAAAAATTTTTTCAAAAAGAAAAAAGAAATTCATAAATAAGAAAATAGTTAAATATGTTAATAGGATCATTTCTGAAGTTAAGGAAAAAGGAGATTCTGCTTTAATAAAATATATGAAGAAAATAGATAATGTTGAATTGAATAAAGAAAAATTAATAGTTTCAAAAGATGATATTAAAAAAGCTTATAATAAAATTAATAATGAACAAATCAAAGCTTTAAATTTTTTAAAAGAAAGGATAGAGAAAATTGAGAAACAAATTCTTTCAAGGATTTGCTTTGAGTATTTAGATGATGAATATGGATTAAAAATAAAATATACTTATAAACCTATTGAAAGCATAGGTTGTTATATTCCAGGTGGAAAAGCAGCTTATCCAAGTACTGTTTTAATGACTGTAATTCCAGCTAAAATAGCCGGTGTCCCTAGGATTGTATTATGTTCTCCTCCTAAATGGAATAATGAAATAAACCCTATGATTCTTGTTGCAGCAGATATATGTGGCGTGAATGAAATTTATAGAATTGGTGGAGCTCAAGCAATAGCTGCTTTAGCATATGGAACAGAAACGATAAAACCTGTTAATAAAATAGTTGGTCCTGGTAATATATATGTTACAATTGCAAAAATGCTTGTTTCAAATGATGTATCAATAGATTTACCAGCAGGGCCAAGTGAAATAGTTATTTTAGCAGATGAAAAAGCTAATCCTAAATATATAGCTTTAGATTTATTATCCCAAGCTGAACATGATGTTAATTCTATCTCATTACTTGTAACAACTTCAAAGCTTTTAGCTGAAAAAGTTTCATATGAAATAGAAAATGCAATGCAATCGATAGATAACTTTAAAATTGTTAAAAAATCTATTTCTAAAAGTTATATAATTGTTTGTAGAAATATTGATGAAGCATTATTATTTATAAATAATTTTGCACCAGAGCATTTGGAAATTATTTTAGAAAAATCTGAAGAAGTAATAGAGCGTATATTAAATGCTGGAATAATATTAGTAGGAGAGAATACTCCTGTTTCTTTAACAGATTATTGTGTAGGAACTAACCATGTATTGCCAACAGGAGGATATGGAAAAACATACTCTGGATTATCAGTTTTAGATTATATTAAAAGATTTTGCGTAGTTGAATGTTCAAAGAATAGTATTGAAAAATTTAAATCTATTGCAAAAATTTTAGCTGAAAGTGAAAAACTTAAAAATCATTATTTAGCAATAGAAGGTAGATTAAAATGA
- the hisA gene encoding 1-(5-phosphoribosyl)-5-[(5-phosphoribosylamino)methylideneamino]imidazole-4-carboxamide isomerase, whose translation MKVFPSIDIFNGKVAKLKQGKIETVKFYEEFNSPMEAAKKWESLGADALHVIDINAAFNIGNNREYIYEIIKSVNIPIQVGGGIRSIKDIEYFLNIGAKRVIIGSLAFSSNKIVKEILKEFNEESLIIALDHVNGIVMINGWRSSTGMRIEEAIRKFKENGFKLFLVTSILKDGLINGTDFNILRKICNIEGIEIFAAGGIATMNDIISLKNIGISAIVIGSALYEGFLNINEIIKQIRE comes from the coding sequence ATGAAAGTTTTTCCATCAATAGATATATTTAATGGGAAAGTTGCTAAGCTTAAACAAGGAAAAATTGAAACAGTAAAATTTTATGAAGAATTTAATTCTCCTATGGAAGCTGCTAAAAAATGGGAATCATTAGGAGCAGATGCACTTCATGTTATTGATATAAATGCAGCTTTTAATATTGGAAATAATAGGGAATACATTTATGAAATAATTAAATCTGTTAATATTCCAATTCAAGTTGGTGGTGGTATTAGAAGCATAAAAGATATAGAATATTTTTTAAATATTGGTGCTAAAAGAGTTATAATTGGATCGCTTGCTTTTTCTTCAAATAAAATTGTTAAAGAAATTTTAAAAGAATTTAATGAAGAAAGTTTGATTATAGCATTGGATCACGTAAATGGAATAGTTATGATCAATGGATGGCGTTCTTCTACTGGAATGCGTATAGAAGAAGCTATTAGAAAATTCAAAGAAAATGGATTTAAATTGTTTTTAGTCACATCAATATTAAAAGATGGTTTGATTAATGGAACTGATTTTAATATTTTAAGGAAAATATGTAATATTGAAGGAATTGAAATTTTTGCAGCAGGAGGAATAGCAACAATGAATGATATAATCTCATTAAAAAATATTGGCATTTCTGCTATTGTGATTGGAAGTGCTTTATATGAAGGTTTTCTAAATATTAATGAAATAATAAAGCAAATTAGAGAGTGA
- the pheA gene encoding prephenate dehydratase, producing MHEKIKRVAIQGEKGSYSEEAVFKYFKNNKDIKILHCTSFEDAFKNVKNRKANSALIPIENSWTGSINEVYDLLLKYNMFIIGEYILKIEHCLIALKKYNLNEISKIFSHPQAIEQCKNFLKKYDWEIIPFYDTAGSAKMIKEEKIEYAASIASKRAAKAYNLKIIKENIQDTENNYTRFIEISNKKIIPFSKKSKTSLIFATRHVPGALYKALEPFAKRKINLTKLESRPDKQKAWQYNFYLDFEGNIKDKKVIEAIKEMKERTKFIKFLGSYKKARHIY from the coding sequence ATGCATGAAAAAATAAAGAGAGTAGCTATTCAAGGAGAAAAAGGAAGCTATAGTGAAGAAGCTGTTTTTAAATATTTTAAAAATAATAAGGATATAAAAATACTACATTGTACTTCTTTTGAAGATGCATTTAAAAATGTTAAAAATAGAAAAGCCAATTCTGCTTTAATACCTATCGAGAATTCTTGGACAGGAAGTATAAATGAAGTATATGATTTATTATTAAAATACAATATGTTTATAATTGGAGAATATATTCTCAAAATAGAACATTGCTTAATAGCTTTAAAGAAATATAATTTAAATGAAATAAGTAAAATTTTTTCTCATCCTCAAGCAATTGAACAATGTAAAAATTTTTTAAAGAAATATGATTGGGAAATAATTCCATTTTATGATACTGCTGGAAGCGCTAAAATGATTAAAGAAGAAAAAATAGAATATGCAGCTTCTATTGCTAGTAAAAGAGCTGCTAAAGCATATAATTTAAAAATAATTAAAGAAAATATACAAGATACAGAAAATAATTATACAAGATTTATAGAAATTTCAAATAAAAAAATTATTCCATTTTCTAAAAAAAGCAAAACATCATTAATATTTGCTACAAGGCATGTTCCAGGAGCATTATATAAAGCTTTAGAACCTTTTGCAAAAAGAAAAATAAATTTAACAAAGCTTGAATCTAGACCAGATAAACAAAAAGCTTGGCAATACAATTTTTATTTAGATTTTGAAGGAAATATAAAAGATAAAAAAGTCATAGAAGCTATTAAAGAAATGAAAGAAAGAACAAAATTCATAAAGTTTTTAGGTAGCTATAAAAAAGCAAGGCATATTTATTAA
- the hisB gene encoding imidazoleglycerol-phosphate dehydratase HisB, with protein sequence MIQLRKAEITRETKETKIILSLNIDGEGKSEIETPITFLNHLLKTFSTHSLIDLKISAEGDLSHHIIEDIAICLGKAIDLALKDRDNLIRFGYAIVPMDDSLAIAAIDLVKRPYAKIDLNISNENVEGVNCEDIKHFLETLAFSIPATIHINVKYGINNHHKIEASFKALALSIRKAIERDYKRKEIPSTKGTM encoded by the coding sequence GTGATTCAATTGCGTAAAGCTGAAATTACAAGAGAAACAAAAGAAACAAAAATAATATTAAGTTTAAATATTGATGGGGAAGGGAAATCTGAAATCGAAACTCCAATAACATTTTTAAATCATTTACTTAAAACTTTTTCAACCCATAGTTTAATCGATTTAAAAATTTCAGCTGAAGGAGATTTATCACATCATATAATAGAAGATATAGCAATATGCTTAGGTAAAGCAATAGATTTAGCTTTAAAAGATAGAGATAATTTAATAAGGTTTGGTTACGCTATTGTTCCAATGGATGATTCATTAGCTATAGCTGCAATAGATTTAGTTAAGAGACCTTATGCAAAAATTGATTTAAATATATCGAATGAGAACGTCGAAGGAGTTAATTGTGAAGATATAAAGCATTTCTTAGAAACATTAGCTTTTTCCATACCAGCTACAATTCACATAAATGTTAAATATGGAATTAATAATCATCATAAAATTGAAGCTTCTTTTAAAGCATTAGCTCTTTCAATAAGAAAAGCAATCGAAAGAGATTATAAGAGGAAAGAAATTCCAAGTACAAAAGGGACAATGTGA
- the hisC gene encoding histidinol-phosphate transaminase, protein MKISEEVLNILKDLEKLDTYPIPSLSEISKKYNIPRSEIIRLNANENFFIPKSLLREIAIEAINDINLNIYPENELYISLKNSISDYLQLKNEYIALGNGSDDLINLLIQIFVNNKCKVLSITPTFSMYKWFTIRKGGEIIEVPLNKEDFSLNVPLFLSKISKETKICFICSPNNPTGNQFKIDEILRIIEEFPGIVVIDEAYVEYADYSLTKMVNEYDNLIILRTFSKAFGLASIRLGYAISNPYIIKIINKFIPPFHLNSFTLAIALKALSRIETIKKYIKETIIEREFLINNLKEFKNVKTFDSKTNFVLIRINDNIDKIFESILRKGIIVRNLSYENLLSNCLRVTVGTREMNEKFISTLKEVIE, encoded by the coding sequence ATGAAAATTTCAGAAGAAGTTTTAAATATTCTTAAAGATTTAGAAAAATTAGATACATACCCTATCCCTTCTTTAAGTGAAATATCAAAAAAATATAATATACCCAGATCTGAAATAATTAGATTAAATGCTAATGAAAATTTCTTTATTCCAAAATCATTATTAAGAGAAATTGCTATAGAAGCAATCAATGATATAAATTTAAATATTTATCCAGAAAATGAGCTTTATATTTCGTTAAAGAATTCTATTAGTGATTATCTTCAATTAAAAAATGAATATATTGCTTTAGGTAATGGAAGTGATGATTTAATAAACTTACTTATTCAAATATTTGTTAATAATAAATGTAAAGTTTTATCAATTACCCCAACTTTCTCAATGTATAAATGGTTTACTATTAGAAAAGGCGGAGAAATAATAGAAGTACCTTTAAATAAAGAAGATTTCTCTCTTAATGTTCCATTATTTTTATCAAAAATTTCAAAAGAAACAAAAATTTGCTTTATTTGTTCACCGAATAATCCAACTGGAAATCAATTTAAGATCGATGAAATTTTAAGGATTATAGAAGAATTCCCTGGAATTGTTGTTATAGATGAAGCATATGTAGAATATGCAGATTATTCATTAACTAAAATGGTTAATGAATATGATAATTTAATAATTTTAAGAACTTTTTCAAAAGCTTTTGGATTAGCTTCTATTAGATTAGGGTACGCTATTTCTAATCCATATATTATAAAAATTATTAATAAATTTATTCCACCATTTCATTTAAATTCATTTACTTTAGCAATTGCTCTTAAAGCACTATCACGTATTGAAACAATTAAAAAATACATTAAAGAAACTATTATAGAAAGAGAATTTCTAATAAATAATCTTAAAGAATTTAAGAATGTTAAAACATTTGATTCAAAAACAAACTTTGTTTTAATTAGAATTAATGATAATATTGATAAAATATTTGAATCCATTTTAAGAAAAGGGATTATTGTTAGAAATTTAAGTTATGAAAATTTGCTATCAAATTGTTTAAGAGTAACCGTTGGCACAAGAGAAATGAATGAAAAATTCATATCAACTCTTAAAGAAGTGATCGAATAA
- the hisI gene encoding phosphoribosyl-AMP cyclohydrolase produces MNEIKINDLDFKKNNGLIPVIVQDFKTRKVLMLAYMNEIALRKTLETGYAFYWSRSRKKIWMKGETSGNIQKVKRIFADCDNDAILLIVEQIGNACHKNKKSCFHNKISEAKFFEEKINKEFFERIIEYYKNAYIVKMPWAGKDKEKKYMYIVNPITEHIPPPEPEILELIAEIIDKITPDDFDKVLTIEALGIPIATLVANRKGKPLAIIRKRVFHESNMEIPSIEYTSGFESGKYYLYGVKKGESVLLIDDMVSTGGTLIALIKLLTNLGIKIVDAVCAIEKPDYGGSEAVKKETGVSIKTIFQVFIKNGKTYARLNPMIENLI; encoded by the coding sequence TTGAATGAAATTAAAATAAATGATTTAGATTTTAAAAAGAATAATGGATTAATTCCAGTAATAGTTCAAGATTTTAAAACTAGAAAAGTATTAATGCTTGCATACATGAATGAAATAGCTCTTAGAAAAACATTAGAAACTGGATATGCTTTTTATTGGAGTAGATCTAGAAAGAAGATATGGATGAAGGGAGAAACATCAGGTAACATCCAAAAAGTAAAAAGAATATTTGCTGATTGTGATAATGATGCTATTTTATTAATTGTTGAACAAATAGGAAATGCTTGTCATAAAAATAAAAAATCTTGTTTCCATAATAAAATTTCTGAAGCAAAATTTTTTGAAGAGAAAATTAATAAAGAATTTTTTGAAAGAATTATAGAATATTATAAAAATGCATATATTGTCAAAATGCCTTGGGCTGGTAAAGATAAAGAGAAAAAATACATGTACATAGTTAATCCAATAACTGAACACATTCCTCCACCTGAACCTGAAATATTAGAATTGATAGCTGAAATAATAGATAAAATTACACCTGACGATTTTGATAAAGTTCTTACAATTGAAGCTTTAGGAATACCTATAGCTACTCTTGTAGCTAATAGAAAAGGAAAACCTTTAGCTATAATAAGAAAAAGAGTATTTCATGAATCTAATATGGAAATTCCATCGATTGAATATACTTCTGGATTTGAATCTGGAAAATATTATTTATATGGTGTAAAAAAAGGGGAAAGCGTATTATTAATAGATGATATGGTTTCAACAGGCGGAACTCTTATAGCATTAATTAAGCTTTTAACTAATTTAGGAATAAAAATAGTAGATGCTGTATGTGCTATTGAAAAGCCTGATTATGGAGGAAGCGAAGCTGTTAAGAAAGAAACTGGAGTAAGTATTAAAACCATATTTCAAGTTTTCATTAAAAATGGAAAAACATATGCAAGATTAAATCCTATGATTGAAAATTTAATTTAG
- a CDS encoding corrinoid protein, whose protein sequence is MKEEILEEIKNYLINFDIENLKKKCKEAIDKGISPLKIINSLSKGMDIVGKKYEEGEFFLSDLIMAGETMKEAMEVIKPYLKESEIKKIGKVVIGTVRGDLHDIGKNIVATLLTAAGFDVIDLGIDVPPEKFIEAVREYKPNILGMSALLTTTMIEMENVIKELEKSSLRKNVKVIVGGAPLNEEFSKKIGADAYAIDAVTGVNICRKWVS, encoded by the coding sequence ATGAAAGAAGAAATATTAGAAGAAATAAAAAATTATCTTATAAACTTTGATATTGAAAATTTAAAGAAAAAATGTAAAGAAGCAATTGATAAAGGAATATCACCTCTTAAAATAATAAATTCATTATCTAAAGGAATGGACATTGTTGGTAAGAAATATGAAGAAGGAGAATTCTTTTTATCAGATCTTATAATGGCAGGAGAAACAATGAAAGAAGCAATGGAAGTAATTAAACCATATTTGAAAGAAAGTGAAATTAAGAAGATTGGAAAAGTTGTTATTGGAACAGTTAGAGGAGATTTACATGATATTGGAAAAAATATTGTAGCTACTTTATTAACTGCTGCAGGTTTTGATGTTATTGATCTTGGAATAGATGTACCACCTGAAAAATTCATAGAAGCAGTAAGAGAATATAAACCAAATATTTTAGGAATGTCTGCACTATTAACAACTACAATGATTGAAATGGAAAATGTAATAAAAGAATTGGAGAAAAGTAGCTTAAGGAAAAATGTAAAAGTAATTGTTGGAGGAGCACCATTGAATGAAGAATTTTCTAAAAAGATTGGAGCAGATGCATATGCAATAGATGCAGTAACTGGAGTAAATATTTGTAGAAAATGGGTAAGTTAA
- the speE gene encoding polyamine aminopropyltransferase, with translation MGENKESWIWFIEWQTPELAVMHKIKNVIYSGYTKYQKIEIVEIDPFGICLILDGKIQSSIIDEYIYHESLVHPALITHPNPKEVLVIGGGEGTTIREVLKHNIKKVTMVDLDKEVVELCKKYIPEIHKNSFFDERVILEFNDGREFLKKSKEKTYDVIIVDVTDPIEAGPSQLLYTKEFYELAKSRLKEDGLIVTQASSIFYSKNVFSIIFNTIRKVFKIARAYYAWIPSYNSCWGFVIGSNVYDPLKIDIKELSILIKNRINGNLRFYNEKMHYALFSLPPELKEFLEKEEKLSTDDNPPIMPA, from the coding sequence ATGGGAGAAAATAAAGAGAGTTGGATATGGTTTATAGAATGGCAAACACCTGAATTAGCTGTGATGCATAAGATAAAAAATGTTATATATAGTGGATATACAAAATATCAAAAAATTGAAATTGTTGAAATTGACCCTTTTGGAATTTGTTTAATACTAGATGGAAAAATTCAATCTTCTATTATTGATGAATATATTTATCACGAATCTTTGGTACATCCAGCATTAATAACTCACCCAAATCCAAAAGAAGTTTTAGTTATAGGTGGAGGAGAAGGTACAACAATAAGAGAAGTATTAAAACATAATATAAAAAAAGTTACAATGGTTGATTTGGATAAAGAAGTTGTAGAATTATGTAAGAAATACATTCCAGAAATACATAAAAATTCATTTTTTGATGAAAGAGTAATTCTAGAATTTAATGATGGAAGAGAATTTCTTAAGAAGAGTAAAGAGAAAACTTATGATGTGATAATAGTAGATGTAACAGATCCTATTGAAGCAGGGCCATCTCAACTTCTTTATACAAAAGAATTTTATGAATTAGCTAAATCACGCTTAAAAGAAGATGGTTTGATTGTTACCCAAGCTAGTTCAATATTTTATAGTAAAAATGTTTTTTCAATAATTTTTAATACGATAAGGAAAGTTTTTAAAATAGCAAGGGCATATTATGCATGGATCCCATCATACAATTCTTGTTGGGGCTTTGTTATCGGCTCAAATGTTTATGATCCATTAAAAATTGATATTAAAGAATTAAGTATTTTAATAAAAAATAGAATAAATGGTAATCTTCGCTTTTATAATGAAAAAATGCATTATGCACTATTTTCTCTTCCTCCTGAACTTAAAGAATTTCTTGAAAAAGAAGAAAAATTATCCACAGATGATAATCCTCCAATTATGCCTGCATGA
- the hisF gene encoding imidazole glycerol phosphate synthase subunit HisF, translating to MTLTKRIIPCLDTYRGRVVKGIHFKNLKDAGDPAELARYYCNESADEIVFLDITASVEKRKILKNMVRKVAYELTIPFTVGGGIRNIEDARTVLCNGADKVSINTAAIENPKIISKLSKIFGKQCIVIAIDAKRRYDLNKGKTIIKTNEGRCWFEVYIYGGRKPTGIDAIKWAEKVSKLGAGELLVTSIDRDGTKMGYDLDLIKAITKRVNIPVIASGGAGKIEHILEAFTIAKADAALAASIFHYGIYRIKDVKEFLLKRGVKVRLE from the coding sequence TTGACATTGACTAAAAGGATAATTCCATGTTTAGATACATATCGTGGTAGAGTTGTAAAAGGCATACATTTTAAAAATTTAAAAGATGCTGGAGATCCTGCAGAATTAGCAAGATATTATTGTAATGAAAGTGCTGATGAAATAGTTTTTTTAGATATAACAGCATCAGTTGAGAAAAGAAAAATTTTAAAAAATATGGTTCGAAAAGTTGCATATGAATTAACAATTCCATTTACTGTTGGAGGTGGAATTCGTAATATAGAAGATGCTAGAACAGTTTTATGCAATGGAGCTGATAAAGTTTCAATAAATACCGCAGCTATTGAAAATCCAAAAATTATTTCAAAACTTTCAAAAATTTTTGGTAAACAATGCATTGTTATTGCGATAGATGCAAAAAGAAGGTATGATCTTAATAAAGGGAAAACAATTATTAAAACTAATGAAGGAAGATGCTGGTTTGAAGTTTATATTTATGGTGGTCGTAAACCAACAGGAATAGATGCTATTAAATGGGCTGAAAAGGTTTCAAAGCTTGGTGCAGGAGAATTGCTTGTCACATCGATTGATAGAGATGGGACTAAGATGGGATATGATTTGGATCTTATTAAAGCAATAACTAAAAGAGTTAATATTCCAGTAATAGCTAGTGGTGGAGCTGGAAAAATTGAGCATATTCTTGAAGCTTTTACTATTGCTAAAGCTGATGCAGCTCTTGCAGCATCAATTTTTCATTATGGGATATATAGAATAAAAGATGTTAAAGAATTTTTATTAAAAAGAGGTGTAAAAGTTCGTCTTGAATGA
- a CDS encoding nitroreductase family protein, with product MDVFEAICKRKSIRAYEPTPIPDEKINKILEAARLAPSAGNIQPWHFIVVKDKEKREKLAQGMFAKFLAEAPVVIVGCGNTKSSPKWHIVDVSIAMEHMVLEATELGLGTCWVGSFNEKEVKELLKIPEEYKIVALLAIGYPREKFDIQGKILHIFRKRKKLEEIVSFEEFGRKIHSSNNNMEY from the coding sequence ATGGATGTATTTGAAGCTATTTGTAAAAGAAAATCCATTAGAGCTTATGAGCCAACTCCAATTCCAGATGAAAAAATAAATAAAATTCTTGAAGCAGCAAGATTAGCTCCTTCAGCAGGAAATATTCAACCTTGGCATTTTATTGTAGTTAAAGATAAAGAAAAAAGAGAAAAATTAGCTCAAGGAATGTTTGCAAAATTTTTAGCTGAGGCTCCTGTTGTAATAGTTGGTTGTGGGAACACAAAATCATCTCCTAAGTGGCATATTGTTGATGTTTCTATAGCGATGGAACATATGGTTTTAGAAGCAACCGAGCTTGGTTTAGGAACATGTTGGGTTGGAAGTTTTAATGAAAAAGAAGTTAAAGAGCTATTAAAAATACCTGAAGAATATAAAATTGTTGCATTATTAGCAATTGGTTATCCACGTGAAAAATTTGATATTCAAGGAAAAATTTTACATATTTTTCGAAAAAGAAAGAAATTAGAAGAAATTGTTAGTTTTGAAGAATTTGGAAGAAAGATACATTCTTCTAACAATAATATGGAGTACTAA